Genomic segment of Vulpes lagopus strain Blue_001 chromosome 7, ASM1834538v1, whole genome shotgun sequence:
ATTTCAGATAAAACGGCCTTCTTCTTGATGGGAGAAGTCGTAGAATTTAACCAAACCAGTCaactcttttctcttcctcaagaCGAGCGAACAGAAAACTACATTACAGGGAGATTCGGCTAATGCgttcaaaatttgaaaatcaactccaagaactcaataaaaatgttatttttatgggGGCTTTATGTGAAGATGTTATCTCAAAATcggttcaatttttaaaacacgATGATTCAGAACTCGTGGATGATGTGATTGAAACTTACCATCGCATTGAACAACTTGAACGCGACATTGAAGAACAATGTTTGAAATTGCTGTTGCGTCAACAGCCTGTTGCAAAAGATTTACGCCGTGTATCAGCTGCCTTGAAAATGGTTTACGATATGAAACGTATCGGAGCCCAAGCCGCTGAAATGGGTGAGATTGTCAATCAAGGACATATCCACCAAGGACAAGAATTAAAACACCTACAAACCATGGTAAGCCACGTTGTGGACATGGTAACGAATAGTATTGATGCCTTTGTGCATGATGATGAAGAACTGGCTAACCAAGTCATTCAAAATGATAATACAATTGATGCAGAATTTGATACAATAAAGATGGACTTAATGGCCTACTTCGCAGGAGAAGAAGTAGATGGCGAACACGCTATCGACGTCCTGATGGTAGCCAAATACCTTGAACGTATTGGAGATCATACGGTCAATATTGCCAAGTGGGTCATTTTCTCAATCACTGGGCAATTAGATGGAGATGAATAATAATGATTTATTGTGTTGAAGACGATGATGATATTCGCGAATTGATGCTTTATACGCTACGGACGACGGGATTTGAAGCCCAAGGCTTTCCCAACTCCGAGCTTTTCTGGCAAGCGATGGAGCAAGTCAAACCCGACTTAATCTTATTGGATATTATGCTGCCAGGAAGTGACGGTTTATCCAGTTTAGAGGAGTTGCGTGCGAAAAAAAGCAGTGAAAGTATTCCTGTTATCATGGCAACTGCCAAAGGAACAGAATTTGACAAGGTTAAGGGCTTGGATATGGGAGCCGATGATTATCTGGTCAAACCCTTTGGCATGATGGAAATGATTTCTCGTATTAAAGCTGTTTTACGCCGAACTCAAAGTCATGTTCAAGAGGATAAGACCTTGAcgattggttctatttctcttgATGTTCAAAACTACACAgtaaagaaagataataaagttATTCATCTAACGCTGAAAGAATTTGAACTGTTTGCTTTATTGATGAAAAACCCTAATCGTGTGTTTACCAGACAAGAACTGCTAAATCAAGTCTGGGGCGAACACTTTGTTGGGGAAACAAGAACGGTAGATGTTCATATCGGAACACTGCGGACCAAACTTGGTGATGCCAGTCACCTCATAAAGACTATTCGTGGGGTAGGATACCGACTGGAGGAAGAGAATGATTAAAAGAATCTTTCGCTCAACACTTTTTGTATCTTTAGGGATTTTGTTTTCAGCTATCCTGTTAATTATGGGGGCTTTGTACAATTATTTCACTAAGGTTCAAAGAGAACAGTTGCGAACAGAAACTGCCTTGATTGCTCAAGGGGTTTcactagaaggaaaaaattattttgaaaatctaaacGTTTCCAATGTTCGTATTACTTGGGTTGACAACGAGGGAACGATTCTTTATGATAGCAACTCTGATGCAACCAAAATGGATAATCATCAGAACCGTAAAGAGATTAGAGAGGCTATGGAAGAAGGCTACGGTGAGAGCACTCGCTTTTCGACAACTTTGACAACACAATCGATTTATGTAGCGCAGCGTCTAGATGACGGAACGGTTTTACGTTTGTCCGTAACCCAGCATAGCTTATTGCTTTTTGCTGATTCGTATGTTCCAACCGTTTGCCTTGATTGTCATCTTGTCAATCGTCTTATCGATTTGGGTGGCACGCTACACGTCAAGACGTATTATTGCACCGTTAAATAACTTGGATTTAGACCAACCTTTAAGCAATGATGCTTATGATGAAATCACGCCTTTACTTAGACGAATTGATTACCATCAAAAAGAATTGGCTAAAAAAGAGTCACAATTaaaccagaaaaaagaagaattcgATACGATTATTTCAAAAATCAAGGAAGGGATTATCTTGCTGGATGCAGGCTGTCATGTCATTAGCATGAATGCTGCAGCCCAAGACCTCTTCCAAACAGACCAAAGTTGTATCGGCAAGgatatcttaaaaacaacaagGGATTTAGCCTTTAATAACTTGCTAGAAGCAGGTCTTAAAGGAGATAACCAAGAAGGGATTGTTCATTTTGATAAGGACAGTTACAAGGTCTTGATTCGTCCGATTTTATCAGATGGTCATATGACTGGATTGGTGGTTCTTTTGTTCGATGTGACAGAACAATTGCAAATTGAACAATTACGACATGAGTTCACTGCAAACGTGTCACATGAGCTTAAAACGCCTCTGCACGTCATTTCAGGCTATTCAGAAATGCTAGTTAATGGCTTAGTATCTGCTGATGATGTACCTCGTTTTGCAGGAAAGATTTACAAAGAATCCAAACaaatggtgcagttggttgaggaCATTATCAAATTGTCACAATTGGATGAAACTGACCAAGTACCAATGGAAGATGTGGATCTTTACCGCGTTGCTAAAAGTGTCTTGAGCAGTTTATCTGCTAAAGCCAAACAACGTGATATTCAGCTTCAACTTAAGGGACAACCGACCCATATCACGGGTAATCCAGCCTTGATTCATTCTGTTTTGTACAATTTGAGCGACAATGCTATTACCTACAATCGTGATGGCGGTAGCGTAAATATTACGATAACAGATGAAGCAGATAAGATTTCTGTTGATGTCAAAGATACGGGAATTGGTATCtcaaaagaagaacaagaacGCATTTTTGAACGCTTCTATCGCATCGATAAGAGTCGCTCAAGAAAAGTTGGTGGAACGGGTCTGGGGCTTTCAATTGTTAAACACGCTTTGAAACTCCATAACGCTTCAATCAATGTTCGTAGCGTTCCTGATGAGGGAACAACCATGACCCTcacctttaaaaagtaatactaaAAAAGAAGTGGCTCATTGTCAACTGTAGTGGGTTGATGCCAGCTAACATCTAGAGAGAACCaaattggttttctcttttttgacgTTCAAAGCGATGAGAATgcgttttttaaagttttcaaagttCCTAAAGCCATAGGCATTCCGCTTGATAACCTTGATCAGATTGTTAGTAGCTTCGAGTTTGGCATTAGAGTAAGGTAAAGTAATGGCGTTGATGACTTTCTTCTTATCCTTTCGGAAGGTTCGAAAAACCGTCCGAAAGATTGGATGCACGAGCATGATATTGTCTTCAATGAGCTCAAAGAAGTGATCAGTGTTTTTCTCCTGAAAGTGGAACAGTAAGAGCTGGTAAAGGTCGTAATGACATTTCAATTCTTCTGAATAGCTGATGAGTCGATCTCGAATTTCTTTATTTGTTAGATGTTCTCTAAAGGTTGGACGGTAAAATCGCTTGTTATTCATCTTGCGACTATCCTGCTGTATCAGTTTCCAGTAGCGTTTAAGAGCTCGATATTCTATTGATTTACGGTCAAATCGGTTCATGATTTGGATACGAACACGGTTCATAGAACGACTAAGATGTTGGAGTAAACTAGTCCAGTGGACTATTTTAGCCCGagcttaaaaaatgagaaagcgaGGGGAAAACGGTCGAGAACGATTTGAGCATGCGGAAAAAGCTGTTTGGCCAGCTGTTAGTAAGGACTATACATATCCATAGTGATGAATTGTACACGTTCACGGACCTTTCTATGATAACGCAGGAAATGGTTGCGGACGACTGCCTGTGTTCGTCCATCTAAGATAGCGATGATATTCTTGTAATCAAAATCCTGAGCGATAAagctcattttccctttcttaaaaCTATACTCATCCCAGCTCATGACAGTAGGCAGGTGATTCAAGTTGGTTTTAAACTGAAACTCATTGAGCATACGGATGACAGTAGAGGTTGACACCGATAGCTCCTCAGCTATTTTTGTCATGGAGGTCTTTTTCGATGAGTTTTTGAGCGATTTTTTGATTGAGGATCGTCGGGATTTGATGATTCTTCTTGACGAGAGAAGTCTCAGCGACTTGCATCTTTCGACAGTTTGAACAGCGAAAGCGACGCTTCTTAAGCAGGATTCGACACTTGAAGCCGACACAGTCCAGATAAGGGATTTTAGAGGCTTTTTGAAAGTCATACTTCCCCATCTTTATCCCACAAGCAGGACAGTTCGGAGCATCGTAATCAAGAGAAGCTATAATTTCCTTGTGTGTTTGACAGTCGATAATATCCTTGATAGTAATATTTTGGTCTTTCATTCCGAGTAGTTTTGTGATAGTATTGAAGTGTTCCATATGATTCTTTCTAATGAGTAGTTTCGTCGCTTTTCATTATAGGTCATATGGGGCTTTTTTTCTATGCACAAAAAGGCTCCATAACTTCTGACTGGGTGTTACCCACTACAGAAATTATAGAGCCAAAGAAGTCAAATATCAGATTTGACTTCTTTTTGTGTTAGTCATCGATAGGCAAATGCAAGTATGACTGGCTTAAATCCACGGTTAAGTGGTACTTGCTATTATCACGAATCGTATGTTCAAAATCAGTGGTGTAAAGCAAGACACGCAGCGTATCGCCCTTTTCTAGTTGGTAAAGGCTTGGTTGCAAGGTCAAGTCAAAGCACATCCACTTATCAGCAGTAATGTCCTCAATAGTCATGAGATCCGTGCGATTTTGCAGGTTCATAAGCCCTTTCGTAATCACACGCTCAGGTGTTTTAGTAAAAGGCAATTCCTTGAGAGCCTCGCGAGAGAAATTGTGTCCATTGTCAATGGCGTGTAAACCAAGGACAGCTGGCAGGTCTTTGAAACGTTTTTTTCTCACCGTAATCAAGTACCTGAGCAGACAAGATACCCTTATTGACACTTGATTTCACTTTCAGATGCAGGATCATTTGACCGTTGATACGCCAGCTATCTTCCACTGGAAAATCAAGGCAAATGCTATTGGCTTTGCCAGCAAAcaagtcttttttaaatgttctaaactGCTTGCCATAACGTTCAAAATCAGCTTCGTCATACTGGTTATCAATGACTCGCTCTTCACTACCAAGAGCAAGGGTCACTTGTTTGTCACTACCAAATGTGTCCAATTTTTCCCATCTTTGTGGTTGGCTATTATCTTGCCAAACAACCGTCGGTAGCGTAAAGTGATTGTCTTGACCGAGCATTTTTTCTGAAAGCAAGGCATTCATGCTTTCACGAAAATCAATGGATTGCCAATTGTGCATGTAAACGTGCTCGCCATGGTGTAAAAAGGCGTGTTTTTTCGACCGTGTCAGGCAGAGCAttgaaaatgttgaaaacatGGCGCGGCTTGACATTCCAGTCCTGAAGCCCGTGAGTAAAGACGCAAGTCGCCTGTACCTTATCAGCGTGTGGTAGATAATTGCGGTCATGCCAAAATTGATTGTAATCCCCAAACGTGCGGTCCAATTGAGCGGATTGAGCATCAAGCAAGTCTTGGTAATGCGCATTGTGACGGAGGTAATCTCCAGGCAATAAATTGCGTGAATAGGTTAATTCGGTCAATACGTCAAGGTCCTCACCAGGATAGCCACCAGGGCTGCAAACAAGACCATTTTCACGGTAATAATCATACCAAGATGAAATAGCTGACTCGGAAATAATAACCTTCAAACCGTCCACACCAGTGGTTGCAAGAGCCGTTGACATGGTTCCTAGGTAAGATTTC
This window contains:
- the LOC121495284 gene encoding sensory transduction protein RegX3-like produces the protein MIYCVEDDDDIRELMLYTLRTTGFEAQGFPNSELFWQAMEQVKPDLILLDIMLPGSDGLSSLEELRAKKSSESIPVIMATAKGTEFDKVKGLDMGADDYLVKPFGMMEMISRIKAVLRRTQSHVQEDKTLTIGSISLDVQNYTVKKDNKVIHLTLKEFELFALLMKNPNRVFTRQELLNQVWGEHFVGETRTVDVHIGTLRTKLGDASHLIKTIRGVGYRLEEEND
- the LOC121495283 gene encoding phosphate-specific transport system accessory protein PhoU homolog encodes the protein MGALCEDVISKSVQFLKHDDSELVDDVIETYHRIEQLERDIEEQCLKLLLRQQPVAKDLRRVSAALKMVYDMKRIGAQAAEMGEIVNQGHIHQGQELKHLQTMVSHVVDMVTNSIDAFVHDDEELANQVIQNDNTIDAEFDTIKMDLMAYFAGEEVDGEHAIDVLMVAKYLERIGDHTVNIAKWVIFSITGQLDGDE